TTTGATCATGAGTTCGGAATAAATTTTGAGCGATCCGCGCGCGAAGACTTGATTGATGGCTTGAATCCGGGCGTTGGGCACTTGAGCATAAGCCGCCGCTTGTTCAACTTGAGTATTGGCTAATTGCAGGCTTGTTTGCCTGAGGTTAATCCGCCACAGCGGCTTGGGCGGCGTTTTGCCTTCGCAAAGCCGCTTAATGTGACCGGCGTAATTTTCAGGATTTTGGGTTTGTTTTTTGTCGTTGAGCCAAGCGAGAACGACTTTGTCCAACGTCGTTTCATGCTTGTTGATGTTTTGACCATGGGCAAATTCCGGCAACTTTTCGTCATTGAGCAAATTGTGAGAAACGGCCACCCGGTAGAGCTCATTGTCTTTAAGAGGCAAGCCCGCGACCCTGGCTTCTTGGTCCAAACCGGCCGCGGCCAAGCGTGTTTTTTCGTAATAGCGCGTGGGCCGTACGTCCTTGGGATGGATGGGCACGTCGTCGAAACTCATCTGTTTCATGAGGGCGCGGATATCGCGGCCCGGAAGGTCCATCGTGACGATTTTTTCTTTGTCATCCAGCCAACTGGCGACCAAGCCTTCAAAGGGAGCGCCGGCGACATTGGAACGCAAAGGCTGAATTTTGACCAAAGCCAGTTCCGCGTCGAATGTTTCGCGCATGATCTGGGCCGTCAAATTCCAGATTTCTTCGGCCACATAAACAAGTTTGGGCAAACCTTGCGGTTGGGGCCATAAATTTCTGGGATCGGGCAACACAGGTTCCGAGGAATATTGTTCGGTAATCAGGCCCAAGAGTTCGTCTTGAATTGAAGAAAACAGCTCATCCTCAGGAGCGCGCTCGTTCAACGGCGCGACTGTTTCAACGATCTTTGTCAGGGAATAGCCGGCACGGGTTTTTTGAAAGCCGAGTTTGATATCGCCGTAGCCGTAATTGGGCATCAAGGCAACGAGCGCCGGCCTGCGATGTGTTTCTTGGGACCAATCCCCGAGCGTGATATTGTTTTGCCGCGAACTTGTCAGATCGTCCGTGGAATCTCCGATCATCATATCCACGCCGACGGCATCAAAGAGAAGCTTGGCGTCATCTTGCCTGAGCAGATGGGAGACGCAAACGACCAGATCGACCTTCTGCCGGTTGCGCAGTTCCTCGACGATTATTTTGGCTTTGGCGATGGGTTCTTCCGCTCGATAAGGCAAATGTTTTGAGGCGAATAAGCCGTTGGCGTTCTCGCGGACAAGGGCAAAAACGCCGACCCGCACGCCGTCGATATTTTTGACGACCCAGGCTTTGGCGTGGAAGGGGACCGTGTCATCAAGCGCTTTGACGTTGGCAACAACGATATCCATCGATGTTGTTTTTTGGCCCCGAAGAAGAGGCTGCATGTCGTCATTGCTTAAATCGCCGGCTGTGGGAGCAAAAATGCTGAAGCCGAGTTTTTCAAGAGACTCAAGCAATAGATGACGATGGGATTTAATTTTTTTGGGCAGAAAAGCCCCGCCTTTAAAAATAAGCAATTTAGGCAGGGGGCTTCGTTGAATGCGTTTCTCAAGAGCTGTTGTAATGGCGGCGGGCCCCGGGCGGGGCTTGCCGATCGCGACAACGCGTATTTCGCGGCCGTTGATCGTCAGCCGGTAAGCCTGGGCCAAGTTTGCCTGCCATCGGGCAATTTTTGCGTTAGGGTCGGTGATCAAAACAGGTTGCCACGCGTTCGTAGCATCGCTGATCATGGCCAAGGTGGCGGTTGTCCGTTGAATGCGGGGGTTGTAACCTTCCCCGGACCGGTCCGCGGCTGTTTGAAGAAGCGCTTCCAGAAGCGGGTATTCTGTTTTGGGGTAAGCCAGGAGAATGGACTCGCGGGTTTCAAGAATTTTGACGGTCTCCTGATTTTGTATCTGCGCGGTGTTGGGCAGGCTCTCTTTTTTAAAATTTGCCGGGATATCGAAAAGATAGCGGCCGTTTGATAAATAGGCCGGCTTAAACGCGATATTGTCGAGACGAACGGAAGCCGTTGACGTCTGCAGAAAAGCCTCGAAGGTGGACAGGAGATCGAGATTAACGCCGTGGCGCCATCCGTAGGTGTAAAGAATTTCTATGGTTTTTTCGTCGCCGGTATTCGACGCCGGAGAGAGACCCTTGGCTTGGTTGGGACTGATAAGCCAAATAAGCAAAAGGGGAAAAGGCGCAAACCGTTTAATTTTTTTCTCCGAATTTTTCAGCGTCAAAAACCTGGATTTCGGTTTTGGGATCGTTCCAACAATCGTCGGGCAAATGGGCTTTTTGAGAACAAAGTTCGTTTAAGAAATCGGTTTTATCGGGAATATCCTCCCAAACCGAGGGCAGGAAAAGCCCGGAATTGCGGCCTTGCCGGATCAGCACTCCCTGCCCTGGTTTGACGGCTTGGGCTGAAGAAACTTTGCGAAACGGCGTCAGCATCGAGACCTCGATCGTGATGAGGTTCAATTCTTCCGCCGTGACCGGGCGAAAGCGCGGGTCCTCGACCGCGCTTCTGACGGCGTAGGCTTGAACCGCCTCGGCCAAAGGCAAATCGCAGACTAAAGAGCCGATGCAGCCTCTCAGCGACGCGGCATGAGGCCTGTCTTTTCTGCGCAGCGTCATAAACACCGCGGCCGGAAGATTGAACTCCAAGTCATTCCAGATCGCCCGCTTGGGATTTTCTTTTTTGGCGATGTAATTGACCAACGCTTCCCGGGAAAGTTTCAGCAGCGCGTCTTTTTGCGTTTTCGTCAGCTGCGGGCGTTGGGGCGCGGGCGCTGATTTCGTCCAAGCGACGGCGGCATAGCCCACGGCCCGATCGGGCTCTCCGTGAGCCAATTCTCCTGAATTGATGTATCCAAGGACACGGCTTTGACCTTTGAATGGTTTGACGGCATGGAGGGCGGTCAGCGCCGCGGCCTCGCCGCAATAGGTGCAGACCATATTCTTGGGCCCGCGCTCCATGAGCATGCGATTGGCGAGCCAAAAGTATTCCGGATCATCATGGGCCAGGCGCATGGCCTCAAGCGTGGCCAGATCCACGACTCGGGCCACATTTTTGTGCGGGTAATGCGCGAGATCGGAGGAAACAATGAGCAGGACTTTGCCCGGCTTCATGATTTTAGCCAGGGCGGCGCCGATTTCTTGAGCCACGCGAGGGTCGTCGGTGTTCATGAGCAAGGGGACTAATTTGGCGTTATTTAAAACGGTTTGCAGAAAGGGCAGTTGAACCTCGACCGCGTGTTCGCCCTGGAAGGCTTCGGGTTTGTGCTCGATCAGGGGCGTCAGCTTCATGAGCGTTTGAATCATGTCCGCGTTGATGGCAACCGAGCCCAGGGGCGTGGCGAATGTTCCGCTTTGAATGGTCGCCGCTCCCTTGATGCCCATGCGATGCCCGGAGGCCAGGATAATCGCCGTGTCATAAGAGCGACCCCGGAGCAGCCGGTAGAAACGGGCCGCCGTGCTTCCCGAGTAGATATAGCCTGCATGAGGGGAAAGCCCGCCCAAGAGATCACCTTTGAGCGTTTGTGTGGGCGCTTGAGCGAGGAAATCGTCCACCATGCTCTTTAGCTGCTCCTTGTCGGCCGGATAGAAGGCCCCGGCGACTTGCGGGGCGATGGTTTCGGCGTGTAGGAGATTGCCTGTTAGAAATAAGAATAGGGTGATGCAGATTCTTATGGACATGGCTCCCTTCTTGGGCTATTGTAGTAAGAGGAGGGGGAATTGTCTCGCTGGAAGAAAATCGCCATTTCCGTCTTTGTCGTTGCTTGGACCCTCGTTTTTCATTACGAGTCCACGCGCGCCTTTGTGCTCAATCGGATTTTCAACAAGGAACTACCCAAGTTGAAATTGCTGTTTCCTCCGGCGGGCTGGATTATGTTCTACCAGGTCGATGACAATTACGGCACGGCCGAGGTCTACGGCATCAAGGGCCAAATCGCATTTTTCATCGATCCCCATCGCATTTTTGAAACCCGCTGGCTGGGTTATGACAATATTCACCGCAATATGATGGTTTCCGTTTTAAACGCGCAGCGCGGCCCGGATTTCTGCCGGTATTTAAAGCGCAAATTTCCCGAGTACGATGGTTTTGCCGTGATGCGCGCGATTTGGCCCGCGTTGTCCAAAACCCCGGATTTGAAGCAAATGGGGCCTCTTTATCAATGCGACAAGGAAGGCCGGGCCTTTCTGCCGAGGCAGGGTTGAATACGCTCTCTCGCGCCTGGGATTCTTTATTTTTAGAGGAGCGTTCTTCCTTGAGCCTGTCTCTTTTTCGCATGGCCGTTGCCTGGACCGTTGGGTTTCATGTTCTGCCCACGTTTTTTGAGATGGGGGATAATTATTTATCCGTTTCTTTTCGGGAGTACAATGCCTCGTTTTTTCCGATTCCTGTTTTGGAATGGGTGGCCAAGCATCCCGATTGGGTTGTTTGGGCCATGGCCGGGGCGTTCGTTGTTTCGCTCGTCTTTTTCTTTATCGGTTTTTTGACGCCTGCCAGCGGCGCGATTTTATATTTGAGCTCCTATTATTTTTATGCCCGCAATTCGCTTCATATCGGCACGCTGTCCTGGGACATGTTTCTGGTGGTCTTTTTTTTAGTTTTTTGGTGCCCTTATTTAGGGGATTCTTTTTCCATCGACAGCCTGATTCGCGGTGATCCCGAACCCTGGCGCAAGAAGCGTCCGTTTCACATTCAGCGGCTGCTGCAGATGGTTTTGGCGAGCTTTTATTTTTACACGGCTTTATGGAAATGTTGGCCCCAGGGCAATTGGCTGTCGGATCAGCCGTATTATTACCTGATGCATTACCCCGACGGCGGGGTGATGAAGCAGTTCCCGGGCCGGTCCCTGCTGGCCGCTTCGCCGGTGTTATGCGATTGGCTTGAGGGCGCGATCCTGGCCTTTGAATTTACCTCGCCGTTATGGCTTTTTTGGAAAAAAACAAGGGTGTTCGCCATCCTGGCCTGGATTTTTTTCCATATCATGCTGGTCGTGACCATGCATGTGCCCACGATTTTCTTTTTTCTGTTCATCCCCATGTTGATGTTGTTTATTGACCCCGAACATCTCGTCGGATGGATCGAGCGCCGCCGCAAGGCCTGGGCCAAGGCCTGGGGCCGCCATCGTTTGATTTTCGACGGCGATTGCGGGTTTTGCCAAGCGGCGTTGGCCCGCGTGCGCGTCTTAGATCCGACCGGCCGCCTCGAGCCCGTGGATTTTAGGACAACGGATACGGCGGCTCTGCATTCTTCATTGACCAATGAAGCCTGCCGCGCCCGGATGTATTTGCTTGAGTCCGATGGACGCTTATCCGGCGGTTTTCATGCGTTTCGGCGGTTGACCGTTTGTTTACCCATGCTTTGGCCCATGGCGTTGGTTGTTAATATCCCCGGTTTAAAATTCATCGGCGAGCCCGCGTATGATTGGGTGGCCCGCAACCGTTTCGGGTTTCATGCGTTTAGGGCTTGCCGGGATAATGCTTGTTTGATTGCAGAAAGCGGCAAAAGTAAAGGCTGAAGGTGTTTGAGGGAAGGTCAGAGTTCAAGTGTCGCTGATGGACGGTTTTAGAGAGTGGCGAGTTGCGGAATTTTTGAAAAGTGAGAATCCGTGGTTAATAGCGGTAGATCGTGCTCAAGCGCTAGAGCCGCAATCCAAAGGTCGTTGGTGGGAATGGGAGTTCCTTTGTTTTTCAGGTAGGCGAAGATGCCGGCGTAATGATGCGTCGTCTGTTCGTCCGCATATAAAATCCGTACGCGCGGGGAATTTAAAAATTCAATGAGCTTGGCTTCGTTCTTTTTTCCGGCGCCCCCGACGGCAAAACCGGCTCGAAGCTCCGCCAGCGTAATAAAAGGAACATAAATTTCATCCGCTGCTTTGAGAGCACGCGCGGGTTTTTCCTGACCTCTGCCCGCGGCGCTATAACCGGAAGTATCCAAAGCGAGGCGCATTTATTTCCACAGTTTCGAGTCGATTTTTCTTTGCGCTTTAAGCGCCTGATCTACCCGCGGATCTTCAACCCAACTGCCGAAAAAATGATCCAAATCGTTATGCAGTTCCTGTTGCAAGCCCGCTCCTTTTGCCAGGGATTCCAGGATTAAACGATTCAAGCTCTTCCCGGATTTTTTGGCTTTGATCCGCAGGGCCTTGTCGAGATCGCCGGGCACGGACCGGATCGTATATTGAATATAGTGAATGCTTTCCATGCCTACATTATAGGCACTAAATGCAGGCAAAACAAGGGGGGCGATTATTCGGTTTCGATCCGGTAAACGGACACCGAATTGCCGCCATGAAGCTCGCGGCCTTGCGAGGTGACCCAGACCTGGGCATTGTCCGGAGAAACGGCCAGGCCCACGGGAAAAGAATCAGCCGGAACTTCGGCGACTTTCGTCAAATTCTCGGCGTTCAATGCGACGAGTTTTGAATCCGTGTTGACTGCGGCGAACACCCAGCGTCCATTCGGACTCAAATCAATGGTGCGCGCACCCGACCCGGCAAAAACTTCGGCTGCGGGTTTTACCTCATGACTGCCTGAAGCGTTACCGATGATTTCCTGAACGTTTAATTTGGAAATATAACCGCTGACATTCGAACTGGTATAAAGCCATTTACCATCGGGATGAAGCACCAAGTGTCGCGGCGTGGGCCTCATGCCCCAAACCGTGCCGATATAGCGGCGCTTGGCCACGTCGATCACGGCCACGCCGCCGCCCTTGAGGCGTCCGATCAGCAGGTGGCGGCTGTCTTTCGTGAAGGCGGCGCCGCGCAAACAAAGCCCGCATTCGCTGTCGCGGTCGATTTTTTCGCCGTTTGTTTCGGTTTCCAGATCGCTTAAATTCAGGCGTTTTTCAACGGCGACCAGATGGGAGAGCCGGAATTTGGAAGGATCGGCCCCTCTGATATCCACGAAACCCACGGTATTGTCGCCCCAGTGAACAAACGCCATCCAGCGTCCGTCCGGCGAAGGCGTGATGAATTTGGGTATGGGTCCGGAGGGCAATACCGTTACAATAGCATCGGTTTGCGTATCGATGACCGCAACCGCCGAAGGGTTCTGGGAAAATTCGTCGTAATCGCGCCGGTAATAAGAAACCCAGAGAAAGCGGCCTTCATGAGAGAAGGCCATTTCAACGGGCTTTCCGCAAAAATGGTCGACATCGCCGCTTTTGGGCTTGACGATGAAGGCGTAGTCGAATGGTTTTTGGGACGAGATCAAACCGGCGTTTTTTTCATCGAAACAATGGCGAATCGTGCCCAGTTGTTTTAAGGCGACCGGATCATAAGCGACGGTGGTGAAGCCTTCGAGAGAATTCACATAGGCCTTTGTTCCATCGGGTCTGAAGCCGGCGGATTTAGGCGATTGAACCATGACGTCATAGCGGTCTCGAGGATGCTCCGGGCTGCGGTTGTAGTGCTGGAAACGCGCGGACAGCGTCATTCGGAAATCGTTGTTTTTGGATTTGGCTGTCGCGCCGATGGGGACGCGTTTGACCGGAGGAATGTATTTTTTAGGCTCCTCCAGCGCTTTGAGCCCGCCGTCGGGCGCGATCTCGAGCAGGTTATTGGCGATGTCTTTGCGGCCGAGCTCTTTAATGAGCTTGGCTGCTCTGACTTGCGGGTCGAACAGGGGGATCCCGGGTTCCTTCTGAATAAAAGACACGATGCGGCCCCCCCGGAAGGAGCCGTCGCGGACATGCAGTTCCACGCTCAGCATCGGCGCATAGGCTCGTTGATCGGCCAGGTTCATTTTGCCGTAGGTCTGGAAATTGCCCAGGCTGTAGGCGATGAGGCGGTTTTTATAAAGCTCCATGGCGCGCGGCACATGGGGGCCGTGCCCGATGACGAGCGCGGCGCCGGCGTCGACGAGCGCATGGGCGAAGGCGCGCAAATCGCCGCGTTTGGTGTTTTCAAAAATTTCCATGCCTTGAGGCAGGCGCATCGCGTCCAACCCTTCGGCGCCTCCATGGAAAGAAACGATGACGATGGGGAATCTGGCCTTGAGGTTTGCGACCGACAAAACGGCTTCGGGGATGTTCAAGACGCTGGGGAATTCCCGGCCGCCGGTAAACCCAAAGGCGATCACGGCCGCGCTTGCGCCCGCCACATAAAATTCGGCGATTTCATTTTTTTTGCCGGCATATCGAAGGCCGATGTTGTTGAGGGTCGTGACCATATCCAAATACCCTTGGCCGCCGCAATCAAGGCTGTGATTATTGTTGATACTGACGACATTGAAGCCCGCTTCAATCATGGTTTTGGCGTAGCGGGCGGGCGTCGCGAATTGATAGCAGCCTTTGGGGGAAATATTCGCCGTTTTGCCTTTCTTGTTTGCGGATTTGCGGCATTTTTCCGTCGAGCAGTTGTCCGTGACCGCGCTTTCGAGATTGGCGAAAATAATGTCGCCTTTTAAATAAGGCTTGACTTCATCATAGAGCCCCCGTCCGTCATGCGGCGGCAACGAAGGGGGTTCCGGGCTCATGCTGGCCAATAAAACATCGCCGGCGGCGACGACCGTCATGGTTTCTTTGGGCTTAGCCGCGGCAGGAGCCGGCTCTTCGGGAACCGGGATTTCAACGGCCAGTTTTTGCGTCGCAGGCTGATCCTTAACTTTGGGCGAAGCGCATCCGGCCAGCGCGAGCAGAATCGAACCGGTCAGCGCCTTCCACCAAAGCGAGGAGAAAAGATAGCGCCCCAATTGTTTTTCCGGAACCCACTTTTTGTTCGCATCGGTTGTTTTCAGTCCGTCGCTTTGCGCGTGATCGACATGCGCGTGGATGCGCCAGCGCATAATGGCGTGCGTGAGGGTTTTCAATCCGTTGCCCGGCGGGCATCGATCGATGACCGTCGCAGGCAGGCCCCAGGTATTCTTTAGAAATTTTTCGCCGGGCCCACGGCGTTCAAGCAGAACCCGGCCGGTTTTATCTTGATGAACCCGGATGAAGAGTTCCAGCTTTTGGCTCGCGGCCGGTTTTTGCTCAACAGGATGAACGCCCTCGGTGGCGCAGAAAGCGCGCACCGGGCATGCGTGGCATCGGGGTTCGCGCGCCCGGCAGATCAGCGCTCCTAATTCCATCATGGCTTGATTGAATTCTGAGGGCAGCGCCCGGCTTTCAACCAGCATCGCGTCCAGGGTTCCGGGGTCTTCGGTGTTGAGGAGTCTTAAAATGACCCGCCGGACATTGGTGTCGAGCACCGGCGCCGGGGCCTCAAAAGCGATGCTGGAAACGGCGTTCGCTAAATATGGGCCGAACCCGGGCAAGGTTTTCAGATCTTCGGGATTTGCGGGAAAATTTCCTTGGCGCACGATTTCCTGCGCCGCGCGATGAAGATTGACGGCGCGGCTGTTGTAACCCAAGCCGGTCCAGGCTTTTTTGACTTTCCACAAGGGGGCTTCGGCCAAGGTTTGTATCGTTGGGAATTCTTTCAAAAATAGCTCGTATCGTTTGACGACGGTCGCCACCGTCGTCTGCACCAGCATGAATTCCGATACCATGATGCGGTAAGGATCGCGCGTTTTGCGCCACGGCAGGTCCCGTTTGTTCTTGCGATACCAGGCGATCAGCTTGCGAACCATGCGTGATTTATAACTTAAATAACTCAAGTTGTGAGCAGGCTTACCTTGCGTCCGGGAGTTTAAGGTCTATAATTAAGCAGAGGGGGGAAGAGTGCCTACAAAAGACGTTCGCGTTATTGGTCTGCATGAGTCCGTATTGGACAGCCTGCCGGGCGGTCTTATCGTCACTGATCTTGACGGCTCCGTTCTTGTTTTCAACCGTTCGGCCGAGCGCATCTTGGCTGTTGAAAGCCGCGCGATCCGGCAAAGCCATGTCCGGGAAGTTTTCCGCGCGCAGCCGGAAATCGCGGACATTATTCTAAAGACCTGCAAAACCCTCGATGAGAAGAACCGGCAGGAGGTCCGCGTTTTCAACGGGCGGGGGCAGCGCATTCTCCTGGGCTACGGCACCTTGGTGTTCCGGGGCGAGGAAGGCCATCCGGTCGGCGTGGGCCTGACATTCCAAGACATTACGCGTTTCGTGCCCATGCCCGCCAACGTCCAATTCATCAGTTTGATCAACAGGTTTTTCATGCCCTTTACCGTGGCGATGGTCGTGGCCGCCATGATTTGGGGCTTGGCGGAGACTTATGAAAAGTACATCGCGACCGTGATTTTGGCCGGGTTGGTCGCATTCAATTATTTCGTGGGCTGGCAGGCGCAGCAGCCCGGGCATTCGGATCATGGGATCAAGCGTTTCCACACGCCGGTCAATTTTTTGGGCCTGGGGTCGTTGGTTTATTTGCTGGGCACGCTTTGGGGGCCGATGTGGCTTTTGTTCGTGCTGACGCCGTTGGCGGCCAGCCTCTACACCGACCGTTTGGCCACCGCAGCCATCGCCGTCTTATCCGCCGTTTTTTTGCTGGGGATTTATGAGCACCGAGGCTTGACCGGCACCATCGGCTGGGCGCAAGCTTTCCTGCACGCCCTGTTCATCGTTTTTGTGAGCATGTTCGCCAATGCCCTGGCCAATCTGGTCAGCCGCGTGCGCTCGGGCCGGTAGCCCCTTCGTTATTTCCTGTAGAATATCTTGATGTCGAAAATTGTTCTGATCACGGCTAAAGCGCCTAAGGCCATCGGCCCTTATTCGCAGGCCGTTGAAAAAAACGGTTTTGTTTTTGTCTCCGGCCAAATTCCCGCGGATGCCGCCGGGCAGCCGGTCGCGGGCGACATTAAAATTCAGGCTGAGGCCGCCATTAAGAATATCGAAGCCATTCTTGGGGCCGCCGGATTGGACTTAAGTCATGTGGTGAAAACCACGGTCTACATGAAAAATCTTCAGGACTTCCCAGCCATGAACGAGGTTTATGCCCGGTTTTTCAAAGAGCCTTACCCGGCCCGCGCCACCATCGAAGTGTCCAATTTGCCAAAGGGCGCGGCCATTGAAATCGAAGCCCTCGCCGTTCGTTAAACTGCCGGATGAACCTGGGCGATTTTCTTATCAAAAGTGGCGCCCTCACTCAGAAACGATGGGATCAAGCCTTGGAGCTGTGTCATCAGTCGGGAGAGGAAGTCGGGGAAATCCTGCTCAAGAAGGGCTGGGTCGCAGAGGAACCCTTGGTTCGCGCCCTCTCGCGCACCGTAGGGCGCCCTTTTGCCAGCCGCGCCAACGGGCTTTTAGTCGTCAGCAACAAAAATAAGCTCAAGGATTTTATCCCCGTTGATTTATGCCGCCGTCATTTCATGGTGCCCATCTTTATCGATGACGCGCATTTCGCCGTCGCCTCTTGGAGAGTCCCGGATATGGAAACCATGGAAAATTTGAAAATCCTAACCGGCAAAAAAATCGAGGTATTCCTGGCCATGAAATCCGAAATCACCGCTTTGCAGGAAGAGTTGTACGACCATGCGCATTGACAGCGTTTTGCTGAGC
This DNA window, taken from Elusimicrobiota bacterium, encodes the following:
- the amrB gene encoding AmmeMemoRadiSam system protein B, producing the protein MSIRICITLFLFLTGNLLHAETIAPQVAGAFYPADKEQLKSMVDDFLAQAPTQTLKGDLLGGLSPHAGYIYSGSTAARFYRLLRGRSYDTAIILASGHRMGIKGAATIQSGTFATPLGSVAINADMIQTLMKLTPLIEHKPEAFQGEHAVEVQLPFLQTVLNNAKLVPLLMNTDDPRVAQEIGAALAKIMKPGKVLLIVSSDLAHYPHKNVARVVDLATLEAMRLAHDDPEYFWLANRMLMERGPKNMVCTYCGEAAALTALHAVKPFKGQSRVLGYINSGELAHGEPDRAVGYAAVAWTKSAPAPQRPQLTKTQKDALLKLSREALVNYIAKKENPKRAIWNDLEFNLPAAVFMTLRRKDRPHAASLRGCIGSLVCDLPLAEAVQAYAVRSAVEDPRFRPVTAEELNLITIEVSMLTPFRKVSSAQAVKPGQGVLIRQGRNSGLFLPSVWEDIPDKTDFLNELCSQKAHLPDDCWNDPKTEIQVFDAEKFGEKN
- a CDS encoding DUF393 domain-containing protein → MNTLSRAWDSLFLEERSSLSLSLFRMAVAWTVGFHVLPTFFEMGDNYLSVSFREYNASFFPIPVLEWVAKHPDWVVWAMAGAFVVSLVFFFIGFLTPASGAILYLSSYYFYARNSLHIGTLSWDMFLVVFFLVFWCPYLGDSFSIDSLIRGDPEPWRKKRPFHIQRLLQMVLASFYFYTALWKCWPQGNWLSDQPYYYLMHYPDGGVMKQFPGRSLLAASPVLCDWLEGAILAFEFTSPLWLFWKKTRVFAILAWIFFHIMLVVTMHVPTIFFFLFIPMLMLFIDPEHLVGWIERRRKAWAKAWGRHRLIFDGDCGFCQAALARVRVLDPTGRLEPVDFRTTDTAALHSSLTNEACRARMYLLESDGRLSGGFHAFRRLTVCLPMLWPMALVVNIPGLKFIGEPAYDWVARNRFGFHAFRACRDNACLIAESGKSKG
- a CDS encoding type II toxin-antitoxin system VapC family toxin; amino-acid sequence: MRLALDTSGYSAAGRGQEKPARALKAADEIYVPFITLAELRAGFAVGGAGKKNEAKLIEFLNSPRVRILYADEQTTHHYAGIFAYLKNKGTPIPTNDLWIAALALEHDLPLLTTDSHFSKIPQLATL
- a CDS encoding CapA family protein, translating into MVRKLIAWYRKNKRDLPWRKTRDPYRIMVSEFMLVQTTVATVVKRYELFLKEFPTIQTLAEAPLWKVKKAWTGLGYNSRAVNLHRAAQEIVRQGNFPANPEDLKTLPGFGPYLANAVSSIAFEAPAPVLDTNVRRVILRLLNTEDPGTLDAMLVESRALPSEFNQAMMELGALICRAREPRCHACPVRAFCATEGVHPVEQKPAASQKLELFIRVHQDKTGRVLLERRGPGEKFLKNTWGLPATVIDRCPPGNGLKTLTHAIMRWRIHAHVDHAQSDGLKTTDANKKWVPEKQLGRYLFSSLWWKALTGSILLALAGCASPKVKDQPATQKLAVEIPVPEEPAPAAAKPKETMTVVAAGDVLLASMSPEPPSLPPHDGRGLYDEVKPYLKGDIIFANLESAVTDNCSTEKCRKSANKKGKTANISPKGCYQFATPARYAKTMIEAGFNVVSINNNHSLDCGGQGYLDMVTTLNNIGLRYAGKKNEIAEFYVAGASAAVIAFGFTGGREFPSVLNIPEAVLSVANLKARFPIVIVSFHGGAEGLDAMRLPQGMEIFENTKRGDLRAFAHALVDAGAALVIGHGPHVPRAMELYKNRLIAYSLGNFQTYGKMNLADQRAYAPMLSVELHVRDGSFRGGRIVSFIQKEPGIPLFDPQVRAAKLIKELGRKDIANNLLEIAPDGGLKALEEPKKYIPPVKRVPIGATAKSKNNDFRMTLSARFQHYNRSPEHPRDRYDVMVQSPKSAGFRPDGTKAYVNSLEGFTTVAYDPVALKQLGTIRHCFDEKNAGLISSQKPFDYAFIVKPKSGDVDHFCGKPVEMAFSHEGRFLWVSYYRRDYDEFSQNPSAVAVIDTQTDAIVTVLPSGPIPKFITPSPDGRWMAFVHWGDNTVGFVDIRGADPSKFRLSHLVAVEKRLNLSDLETETNGEKIDRDSECGLCLRGAAFTKDSRHLLIGRLKGGGVAVIDVAKRRYIGTVWGMRPTPRHLVLHPDGKWLYTSSNVSGYISKLNVQEIIGNASGSHEVKPAAEVFAGSGARTIDLSPNGRWVFAAVNTDSKLVALNAENLTKVAEVPADSFPVGLAVSPDNAQVWVTSQGRELHGGNSVSVYRIETE
- a CDS encoding PAS domain-containing protein, producing MPTKDVRVIGLHESVLDSLPGGLIVTDLDGSVLVFNRSAERILAVESRAIRQSHVREVFRAQPEIADIILKTCKTLDEKNRQEVRVFNGRGQRILLGYGTLVFRGEEGHPVGVGLTFQDITRFVPMPANVQFISLINRFFMPFTVAMVVAAMIWGLAETYEKYIATVILAGLVAFNYFVGWQAQQPGHSDHGIKRFHTPVNFLGLGSLVYLLGTLWGPMWLLFVLTPLAASLYTDRLATAAIAVLSAVFLLGIYEHRGLTGTIGWAQAFLHALFIVFVSMFANALANLVSRVRSGR
- a CDS encoding RidA family protein, which encodes MSKIVLITAKAPKAIGPYSQAVEKNGFVFVSGQIPADAAGQPVAGDIKIQAEAAIKNIEAILGAAGLDLSHVVKTTVYMKNLQDFPAMNEVYARFFKEPYPARATIEVSNLPKGAAIEIEALAVR